In one Shewanella loihica PV-4 genomic region, the following are encoded:
- the rpsT gene encoding 30S ribosomal protein S20, translated as MANSKSAKKRALQSEKRRQHNASRRSMLRSYVKKVIAAINTGDHKAATEAFNAAQPIVDRMATKGLIHKNKAARHKARLNAKIKALAA; from the coding sequence TTGGCTAATAGCAAGTCTGCAAAGAAGCGCGCGCTTCAATCTGAAAAACGTCGTCAGCACAACGCTAGCCGTCGTTCTATGCTACGTTCTTACGTTAAGAAAGTAATCGCTGCGATCAACACTGGCGATCACAAAGCGGCAACTGAAGCATTCAATGCTGCACAACCAATTGTTGACCGTATGGCGACTAAAGGTCTTATTCACAAGAATAAAGCTGCCCGTCATAAGGCTCGTCTAAACGCTAAGATCAAAGCACTAGCTGCTTAA
- a CDS encoding phosphoketolase family protein produces the protein MSQQQEITALKKFVRATNFLATSQIYLKQNVLHKRPLEHSDIKPRLLGHWGTCPGINFVYANVNRLIKKTNRPFLYLVGPGHGFPAVQANLFMEGSLSHFYPETIPYNETGIEDICKKFSAAYGYPSHANPEAPGQILEGGELGYSLSVAWGAVLDNPNLIATVLIGDGESETGPLAASWYANRLVSPANNGAVLPIVHINGYKISGPTRMGRMSHEELELEFKGLGYHPIIVDSDLEEDVYVQMTKAMDESYAMIEAIQTKARSGEDVVKPRWPVILMRTAKGWTGVAEDNGKKLEGNCESHQVIVNKCAKDKQHLEALDQWLASYKFNELYSINEQNQIVFDKDIQSLLPPKELCCGRQHLSYGGEVVRSLNNPKLEDLAYGAETPRGQRGYSMLKMGQWMRDAFKLNRDQRNLRIFSPDETYSNQLQAVFEETDRAWQWPIESWDEDMSRDGRVLELLSENLLFGMLHGYTVTGRHGMFPTYESFSQVVSSMADQYCKYVYASQGVHFRKPVPACNVVLSSLLERQDHNGYSHQNPSFLGAMLEKHPEIISAYLPADANSTLVYTERAFADRDKLNIIAAGKKELPQWLTLDEARQQAKDGVMVWDFASDENPDVVLAGCGDYVTQECMASLVILRELLPRVRVRFVSVTELTSSGLGSRKFQSKPWMMDEIFTADKGVVFNYHGYPNTIKKLVFDYKGSHRFRIKGYEEEGSTTTPFDMGVRNGTSRYHLVIDMAYKLFQQGVIDETQHVAITTDMLQRLVDHRNYIKANGVDPENIENWIWTR, from the coding sequence ATGTCACAACAGCAAGAGATCACCGCACTAAAGAAATTTGTAAGAGCGACCAACTTCCTGGCCACCTCGCAAATCTACCTTAAGCAGAACGTACTGCACAAGCGTCCGCTAGAGCATAGCGACATCAAACCCAGACTGCTAGGGCACTGGGGTACTTGTCCAGGTATCAACTTCGTCTACGCTAACGTCAACCGTCTCATCAAGAAAACCAACCGTCCTTTCCTCTACCTTGTCGGCCCAGGCCATGGCTTCCCAGCCGTACAAGCTAACCTGTTTATGGAAGGATCTTTGAGTCATTTCTATCCAGAGACGATTCCGTACAACGAGACAGGTATCGAAGATATCTGTAAGAAATTTTCAGCCGCCTATGGCTACCCTTCTCACGCTAACCCAGAAGCACCGGGTCAGATCCTCGAAGGTGGTGAGCTAGGTTACTCGCTCTCAGTTGCTTGGGGTGCAGTACTGGATAACCCTAACCTCATCGCTACCGTACTTATTGGTGACGGCGAATCAGAAACCGGCCCACTGGCAGCCTCTTGGTATGCTAACCGTCTGGTATCTCCAGCCAACAACGGTGCCGTACTGCCAATCGTTCACATCAACGGCTACAAGATCTCTGGCCCAACCCGTATGGGACGCATGAGCCACGAAGAACTTGAGCTTGAATTTAAAGGCCTTGGCTACCACCCAATCATTGTCGACAGCGACCTTGAAGAAGATGTCTACGTGCAGATGACCAAAGCGATGGATGAATCCTATGCCATGATCGAAGCCATTCAGACCAAGGCACGTAGCGGCGAAGATGTCGTTAAGCCTCGCTGGCCAGTGATTCTGATGCGCACCGCAAAAGGTTGGACAGGCGTTGCCGAAGACAATGGTAAGAAACTAGAAGGCAACTGTGAATCGCACCAAGTTATCGTTAACAAGTGTGCGAAAGACAAACAACACCTTGAAGCCTTAGATCAATGGCTTGCCAGCTACAAGTTCAACGAACTTTATAGCATCAACGAGCAAAACCAGATCGTGTTCGACAAAGACATTCAATCATTGCTCCCACCAAAAGAGCTTTGCTGTGGTCGTCAACACCTGAGCTATGGCGGCGAAGTGGTTCGTTCACTGAACAATCCTAAGCTGGAAGACCTGGCCTACGGTGCAGAAACGCCTAGAGGCCAACGTGGTTACTCTATGCTGAAGATGGGTCAATGGATGCGTGATGCATTCAAGCTCAACAGAGACCAACGCAACCTGCGTATCTTCAGCCCTGACGAAACCTACTCTAACCAGCTGCAAGCTGTGTTTGAAGAGACAGATCGTGCATGGCAATGGCCTATCGAAAGCTGGGACGAAGATATGTCTCGCGACGGTCGCGTACTTGAGCTGCTATCTGAGAACCTGCTGTTCGGCATGCTACACGGCTACACAGTAACGGGTCGTCACGGCATGTTCCCAACTTATGAGTCATTCTCACAGGTGGTCTCCTCTATGGCAGACCAATACTGTAAGTATGTCTATGCGAGCCAAGGCGTACACTTCCGTAAGCCAGTGCCCGCTTGTAACGTCGTGCTCTCTTCACTGCTGGAGCGCCAAGACCACAACGGTTATTCTCACCAGAACCCTTCTTTCCTAGGGGCTATGCTTGAGAAACACCCAGAGATCATCTCGGCTTATCTGCCAGCAGATGCTAACTCGACACTGGTTTACACAGAGCGTGCCTTCGCCGATCGCGATAAACTCAACATCATCGCCGCCGGTAAGAAAGAGTTGCCACAATGGCTAACTTTGGACGAAGCCCGTCAACAGGCTAAAGATGGTGTCATGGTGTGGGACTTCGCCTCAGATGAAAACCCAGACGTAGTACTGGCAGGCTGTGGTGACTATGTGACCCAGGAATGTATGGCCTCCCTGGTCATCCTGCGTGAACTACTACCAAGAGTCCGCGTCCGCTTCGTCAGCGTAACCGAGCTAACCAGCAGCGGTCTGGGTAGCCGTAAGTTCCAAAGCAAGCCTTGGATGATGGATGAGATCTTCACCGCCGATAAGGGTGTGGTCTTCAACTACCACGGTTATCCAAACACCATCAAGAAACTGGTATTCGATTACAAAGGTAGCCACAGATTCCGCATCAAGGGCTATGAAGAGGAAGGTTCAACCACTACGCCATTCGACATGGGTGTGCGCAACGGTACTTCTCGCTACCACCTGGTTATCGATATGGCTTACAAGCTATTCCAACAAGGTGTGATCGACGAGACACAACACGTTGCCATCACCACTGACATGCTACAACGTCTGGTTGACCACCGTAACTACATCAAGGCAAACGGTGTCGACCCAGAAAACATCGAAAACTGGATCTGGACACGTTAA
- a CDS encoding ArsR/SmtB family transcription factor, producing MNIELMQQRADNAVVLLKALANERRLFILCYLLSEGEMCVGEMNKKLGLSQSALSQHLAWLRKDNLVETRKEAQTVFYSLKSKEVSEIIKLLNTIYCH from the coding sequence ATGAATATAGAATTGATGCAACAACGAGCGGATAATGCTGTTGTATTGCTAAAGGCTTTAGCAAATGAACGCCGGCTGTTCATCTTATGCTACTTGTTGAGCGAAGGTGAGATGTGCGTCGGTGAGATGAATAAAAAGCTGGGGCTTAGCCAATCTGCGCTGTCGCAACACTTAGCATGGCTTCGTAAAGACAATTTGGTCGAAACGCGAAAAGAAGCGCAAACGGTATTTTATTCGCTGAAAAGCAAGGAAGTATCTGAAATTATTAAGTTACTTAACACTATCTATTGTCACTAA
- the murJ gene encoding murein biosynthesis integral membrane protein MurJ, translated as MSKKLFKSGMIVSAMTLISRVLGLVRDVVIANLMGAGSSADVFFFANKIPNFLRRLFAEGAFAQAFVPVLTEYQEKHDDQAVRELLAKVAGTLGLVVTLVTLMGVIASPLLTALFGGGWFLAWLNDEPNGQKFELASLMLKITFPYLWFITFTALAGSILNTRGRFAVSAFTPVFLNVAIISAALFLAPKLDQPEIGLAWGVFAGGLIQFLFQIPFLFREKALVKPSWGWHHPGVVKIRTLMLPALFGVSVSQINLLLDTFIASFLVTGSISWLYYSDRLLEFPLGLFGIAIATVILPALSKKHVNAEGDGFAKTMDWGIKAILLMGVPAMCGLIVLAKPMLMVLFMRGAFTLDDVDMASYSLMAYGSGLLSFMLIKVLAPGYYSRQDTKTPVRYGIVAMVSNMVFNLIFVFPFGYVGLAIATSLSALLNASLLYRGLHRAGVYQIPRQTFVFMGKTLVAAALMIAVLYLLLPSIDTWLALSFMGRATQLAYLIGAGAVVYLLAMLLLGIRPWRMKAGF; from the coding sequence TTGAGCAAGAAACTATTTAAGTCAGGCATGATCGTGAGTGCTATGACGCTGATTTCTCGTGTTTTAGGCTTAGTGCGAGACGTGGTTATCGCCAATTTGATGGGGGCCGGGAGTAGCGCCGACGTCTTCTTTTTTGCCAACAAGATCCCAAATTTTTTACGCCGATTATTTGCCGAAGGTGCCTTCGCCCAGGCCTTCGTGCCTGTCTTGACCGAATATCAAGAGAAACATGACGACCAGGCGGTTCGCGAGTTGCTCGCCAAGGTGGCCGGTACGCTCGGGCTGGTGGTGACCTTGGTGACTCTGATGGGGGTGATCGCCTCGCCACTATTAACGGCCCTGTTTGGCGGCGGTTGGTTCCTGGCCTGGCTAAACGATGAGCCAAATGGTCAGAAATTTGAGCTGGCATCACTAATGCTGAAGATCACCTTTCCCTATCTCTGGTTTATTACCTTTACCGCCTTGGCGGGATCGATACTCAACACACGTGGCCGATTTGCGGTATCGGCCTTTACCCCGGTGTTTTTAAATGTGGCCATCATCAGTGCGGCGCTGTTTCTGGCGCCTAAGCTCGATCAGCCGGAGATAGGCCTTGCTTGGGGCGTTTTCGCCGGTGGCCTGATCCAGTTTTTATTCCAAATTCCTTTTCTATTTAGAGAGAAGGCCTTGGTTAAGCCGTCGTGGGGTTGGCATCACCCGGGCGTCGTTAAGATCCGCACCCTGATGCTGCCCGCGCTGTTTGGCGTGTCTGTGTCGCAGATCAATCTGCTGCTCGATACCTTTATTGCCAGTTTCTTGGTGACGGGCTCCATCAGCTGGCTCTACTACTCAGATCGACTGCTGGAATTCCCCTTAGGTCTGTTTGGTATCGCCATCGCTACCGTTATCTTGCCGGCGCTGTCGAAGAAGCATGTTAACGCCGAGGGGGATGGTTTTGCCAAAACGATGGATTGGGGGATCAAGGCGATTTTGCTGATGGGGGTGCCTGCCATGTGCGGCCTGATCGTCTTGGCAAAGCCCATGTTGATGGTGCTCTTCATGCGCGGCGCCTTCACGCTAGATGATGTGGATATGGCCTCTTATAGTTTAATGGCCTATGGTTCGGGGCTGCTGAGTTTCATGCTGATCAAGGTGCTGGCGCCGGGCTATTACTCCCGTCAGGATACCAAAACCCCTGTGCGTTACGGCATAGTCGCCATGGTGAGTAACATGGTGTTTAACCTGATTTTTGTGTTTCCATTCGGTTATGTGGGCTTGGCGATTGCCACCTCGTTATCGGCGCTGCTCAATGCAAGTCTGCTTTACCGCGGCCTGCATCGCGCGGGGGTGTACCAAATTCCTCGTCAGACCTTTGTGTTTATGGGCAAAACTTTGGTTGCCGCCGCGCTGATGATCGCCGTGCTTTATCTATTGTTGCCTAGCATTGATACCTGGCTAGCGCTTTCATTTATGGGCAGGGCAACTCAGCTGGCCTATTTGATTGGTGCAGGGGCTGTGGTCTACCTGTTGGCTATGTTATTGTTAGGAATTCGCCCCTGGAGGATGAAAGCTGGCTTTTGA
- a CDS encoding alanine/glycine:cation symporter family protein: MFESVLNLVDSTINAVNGMLWGSVLIYVLVAAGVLFTLRLGFIQLRMFGHGSKLVLQGREKTNGISSFQVFCTSMAARVGTGNMAGVAVAITVGGAGAVFWMWLIALLGMATAFIESTLAQVYKVKDSDGQYRGGPAYYMEQGLGKRWMGSLFSVLLIIAFGFAFNAAQANTMTDALNNAFGLDKTMVGLVIVAVAAYIISGGLKKVAKASELIVPVMAVAYLAIALIVLVMNLEQVPAALAYIVKSAFGWEEAAGGAMGAMMAGIARGLFSNEAGMGSAANIAASASPNPNHPASQGFVQMIGVFVDTIVICSATAAIILLSGVLDAPGEQKGIGLLQLALTNEVGGWAAYFVAFAIILFCFSSIIANYSYAESNIMFLSRSKKVLYIFRALVLAMVMAGSVASLQLVWNFADVSMGLMALVNIAAIVMLSKVAFAVIKDYEVQLKAGKVPTFDAAHFPELNGLDEKIWKGKPSADALAKEEGKSIAVPEV, encoded by the coding sequence ATGTTTGAATCTGTATTAAATTTAGTCGATTCGACTATCAACGCGGTAAACGGCATGCTGTGGGGCAGTGTGTTGATTTACGTGCTGGTCGCTGCGGGCGTGTTGTTTACATTGAGATTGGGCTTTATCCAATTACGTATGTTTGGTCATGGTAGCAAGTTAGTGCTGCAGGGCCGTGAGAAAACCAATGGTATTTCGTCGTTCCAGGTATTTTGTACCTCTATGGCGGCCCGTGTGGGCACGGGTAACATGGCTGGTGTTGCGGTAGCAATTACAGTCGGTGGCGCCGGCGCCGTGTTCTGGATGTGGCTCATCGCCCTGCTTGGGATGGCAACCGCCTTTATCGAGTCGACCCTGGCGCAAGTATACAAGGTTAAAGACAGCGACGGTCAGTACCGTGGTGGCCCGGCCTATTATATGGAGCAAGGGCTAGGCAAGCGCTGGATGGGTTCTTTGTTCTCTGTCTTGTTGATCATCGCCTTCGGTTTCGCCTTCAATGCGGCCCAGGCCAATACCATGACTGATGCACTCAATAATGCCTTTGGGTTAGATAAGACTATGGTGGGTCTGGTGATTGTCGCCGTTGCGGCCTATATCATCAGCGGCGGTCTGAAGAAAGTGGCCAAGGCCTCTGAGCTTATCGTGCCTGTGATGGCGGTGGCTTATCTGGCGATTGCCCTGATCGTTCTGGTAATGAACCTTGAGCAGGTGCCTGCGGCGCTGGCTTATATCGTCAAGAGTGCCTTCGGTTGGGAAGAAGCCGCCGGCGGCGCCATGGGCGCCATGATGGCGGGTATCGCAAGAGGATTGTTCTCTAACGAAGCGGGTATGGGCAGTGCGGCCAATATTGCGGCATCAGCATCACCAAATCCTAATCACCCCGCCTCTCAGGGCTTCGTGCAGATGATTGGCGTGTTTGTCGATACCATAGTGATCTGTAGCGCTACCGCAGCCATCATCTTGTTATCGGGCGTACTGGATGCACCGGGTGAACAGAAGGGTATAGGTCTGTTGCAGTTAGCGCTCACCAACGAGGTGGGTGGATGGGCTGCCTATTTTGTCGCCTTCGCTATCATTCTCTTCTGCTTCTCTTCTATCATCGCTAACTACAGCTATGCAGAGAGCAATATCATGTTCCTGAGTCGGAGCAAGAAGGTGCTCTATATCTTCCGCGCCTTGGTTTTGGCCATGGTGATGGCGGGGTCAGTGGCGTCTCTGCAGTTGGTGTGGAACTTTGCCGATGTCTCGATGGGCTTGATGGCGCTGGTGAATATTGCCGCCATCGTCATGCTCTCTAAGGTGGCCTTTGCGGTGATCAAAGATTACGAAGTGCAGTTAAAGGCTGGTAAGGTGCCGACATTCGATGCGGCGCATTTCCCTGAGCTTAACGGTCTGGATGAGAAGATCTGGAAGGGTAAGCCCAGCGCCGATGCCTTGGCGAAAGAAGAAGGCAAGTCGATTGCCGTCCCCGAGGTGTAA
- a CDS encoding M28 family peptidase, whose product MKSSPLILLSTLFFGGLFACQNAAATDTNQSVSAKLQQQALSSSLAYDIVESLTVEVGPRLAGSDKDLVAVEWAEKKLGSLGFDKVYKEAVQVPVWQRGEAKANIVSPYAQPLVITALGGSVGTPEEGISAPIVRFETLDELKQADPSLVAGKIVFIDHITPRFKTGKGYGMTVGGRSRGAIAAAEKGALAIVIRSIGTDHDRMAHTGMMRYQEGVDKIPAAAMSNPDADLVTLMLKRDPNVVLHLEMSPKNLGYATSYNVIAEVTGSSKPDEIVLIGAHLDSWDEGTGAIDDGAGVAIVTAAGHYISQLPVKPARTVRVVLYAAEELGLIGGKSYAKDHQAELAKHYIAAESDFGAGRIYQIDFNVADKAFAAVQAHTGSMQDNGVAPGNNKASGGPDVSMLPGYGVPVASLRQDGSDYFDYHHTPNDTLDKIDPEALAQNAAAYAQFAYLMAQSDIELRPLTPKAK is encoded by the coding sequence ATGAAAAGCTCCCCTCTCATCCTCCTATCCACACTCTTTTTCGGCGGCCTATTTGCCTGTCAAAATGCGGCAGCAACAGACACAAATCAAAGTGTTAGTGCCAAGCTACAGCAGCAAGCACTCTCTTCGAGCCTGGCCTATGATATTGTCGAATCACTCACGGTCGAAGTAGGCCCTAGACTCGCCGGCAGCGACAAAGACTTGGTCGCCGTAGAGTGGGCCGAGAAGAAGCTGGGCTCCCTCGGTTTTGATAAGGTCTATAAAGAAGCCGTGCAGGTGCCCGTATGGCAACGAGGCGAGGCCAAGGCCAATATAGTCTCCCCTTACGCCCAACCTTTGGTGATCACCGCCCTAGGTGGCAGCGTCGGCACGCCGGAAGAAGGGATCAGTGCGCCAATCGTCCGCTTCGAGACCCTAGACGAACTAAAACAAGCCGATCCAAGCCTGGTTGCGGGCAAGATCGTCTTTATCGACCACATCACCCCTAGATTTAAGACGGGTAAAGGCTATGGCATGACAGTTGGCGGACGCTCACGGGGCGCCATCGCCGCTGCAGAGAAAGGCGCGCTAGCCATAGTGATCCGCTCCATCGGCACAGACCATGACAGAATGGCCCATACCGGCATGATGCGCTATCAAGAAGGGGTAGATAAGATCCCGGCTGCGGCCATGTCCAATCCCGATGCAGACTTGGTCACCCTGATGCTTAAGCGCGATCCCAACGTCGTGCTGCATCTCGAGATGAGCCCTAAGAACCTTGGCTACGCCACATCCTATAATGTCATTGCCGAGGTTACCGGCAGCAGCAAACCCGATGAGATAGTGCTTATCGGCGCGCACCTGGATTCTTGGGATGAAGGCACTGGCGCCATCGATGACGGAGCAGGCGTGGCCATTGTGACCGCCGCAGGCCACTACATCTCTCAGCTACCCGTTAAACCTGCCCGCACGGTTCGCGTGGTGCTCTACGCCGCCGAAGAGCTGGGGTTAATTGGCGGCAAGAGCTACGCCAAAGACCATCAAGCGGAGCTGGCCAAACACTATATAGCCGCCGAATCCGACTTTGGCGCCGGGCGTATCTACCAGATCGACTTTAACGTTGCCGATAAGGCCTTTGCCGCCGTGCAGGCTCATACCGGCTCGATGCAGGATAATGGTGTTGCGCCAGGCAATAACAAGGCCTCTGGTGGCCCTGACGTCTCCATGCTGCCAGGCTATGGCGTACCCGTGGCGTCACTCAGACAAGATGGCAGCGACTATTTCGACTATCACCACACGCCAAACGATACCTTGGATAAGATCGATCCTGAGGCGCTGGCACAAAATGCGGCGGCCTACGCCCAGTTTGCTTACCTCATGGCGCAATCTGATATTGAGTTAAGACCGCTAACCCCTAAGGCCAAATAG
- the ribF gene encoding bifunctional riboflavin kinase/FAD synthetase, translated as MELIRGIHNILPRHQGCVLTIGNFDGVHRGHAEVIAALVKKAKQHGVPATLMTFEPQPQELFKGDNAPARLSLLRDKIVLLDELGIDRLLCVNFNQKFAAMPAEAFIEDLLVKQLGVKYLVVGDDFCFGKQRRGNFEMLKAAGEKYGFAVVNTHSFILGDKRVSSTEIRGLLAKGNLEQARRLLGHPYALSGKVAHGEKIGRTIGFPTANIALKRKVSPVRGVFAVKLYWDGSDIYEGVANVGFRPTVNGQNCQLEVHLFDFEGDLYGRTVEVELVAKIRDEQPFKSLDALKLQIKDDADRAKALLGCDAG; from the coding sequence ATGGAACTGATCCGCGGTATACATAATATTTTACCCAGACACCAGGGTTGCGTGCTGACTATTGGGAACTTTGACGGCGTGCATCGTGGGCATGCCGAAGTCATTGCTGCCCTTGTAAAAAAAGCCAAGCAACATGGGGTTCCTGCAACACTCATGACATTCGAACCTCAGCCGCAAGAGTTGTTTAAGGGGGATAATGCCCCGGCCAGGCTGAGTTTGCTGCGCGATAAGATCGTCTTGCTCGATGAGCTGGGCATAGATCGTCTGCTGTGCGTCAATTTTAATCAGAAGTTTGCCGCCATGCCGGCAGAAGCCTTTATCGAGGATCTCCTGGTAAAACAGCTAGGAGTGAAATACCTGGTGGTGGGGGATGACTTCTGTTTTGGCAAGCAGCGCCGCGGTAATTTTGAGATGTTAAAGGCCGCCGGTGAAAAATATGGTTTCGCCGTGGTCAATACCCATAGCTTTATCCTAGGGGATAAACGGGTGAGCTCCACAGAGATTCGTGGGCTGCTCGCCAAGGGGAACCTAGAGCAGGCAAGGCGCCTGCTCGGCCATCCATATGCCCTGAGCGGTAAGGTTGCCCATGGTGAGAAAATCGGCCGCACCATAGGTTTCCCCACTGCCAATATCGCCTTGAAACGTAAGGTGTCGCCGGTCAGGGGCGTCTTTGCCGTCAAGCTGTATTGGGACGGAAGCGATATCTATGAAGGGGTGGCCAACGTCGGCTTTAGGCCCACGGTCAACGGACAAAATTGTCAGTTAGAAGTCCATCTGTTTGATTTTGAAGGAGACCTGTATGGTCGCACCGTCGAAGTCGAGTTGGTGGCAAAGATTAGGGATGAACAGCCATTTAAGTCTTTAGATGCGCTGAAGCTACAAATTAAAGATGATGCTGACAGGGCCAAGGCCCTGCTTGGCTGCGATGCAGGCTGA
- the yaaA gene encoding peroxide stress protein YaaA, protein MLILVSPAKTLDYETPASTQTFTMPALLEHSEALIKVCRELTPADIASLMKVSDKIAGLNAARFAEWHRDFNLDNAKQALFAFRGDVYTGLDADTLSEGSLARAQQHLRILSGLYGLLRPLDLMQAYRLEMGTKLANDRGANLYQFWGDIVTQEVNKALAEQGDDILVNLASNEYFKSVKPKQIQGQVITPIFKDKKNGQYKVISFFAKKARGMMVRYMLDNKVSRYEELLKFDTAGYYYSEADSSVNEPVFLREEQA, encoded by the coding sequence ATGCTGATCTTAGTCTCTCCGGCTAAAACCCTGGATTATGAAACGCCAGCAAGTACCCAAACCTTTACTATGCCTGCACTGCTCGAACACAGTGAAGCCTTGATAAAGGTGTGTCGAGAGCTAACACCAGCCGATATCGCCTCCTTGATGAAGGTTAGCGACAAGATTGCCGGACTCAATGCCGCACGTTTCGCCGAGTGGCATCGCGATTTCAATCTGGACAATGCCAAGCAGGCGCTGTTCGCCTTTCGTGGCGATGTCTATACCGGGCTGGATGCCGATACCCTGTCTGAGGGGAGCCTAGCGCGTGCTCAGCAGCACCTACGTATCCTGTCAGGCCTCTATGGCTTGCTGCGCCCACTGGACCTGATGCAGGCTTATCGTTTGGAGATGGGCACTAAGCTGGCTAATGACCGCGGGGCGAACCTATACCAGTTTTGGGGTGATATCGTCACCCAAGAGGTCAACAAGGCGTTGGCGGAACAGGGCGATGATATCCTGGTGAATCTGGCATCGAACGAGTACTTTAAGTCGGTGAAGCCAAAACAGATTCAGGGACAGGTGATCACGCCTATCTTTAAGGATAAGAAGAATGGTCAGTATAAGGTGATTAGTTTCTTCGCCAAGAAGGCCCGCGGCATGATGGTGCGCTACATGCTTGATAACAAGGTGAGTCGCTATGAAGAGCTGCTTAAGTTCGACACCGCGGGTTATTACTACAGTGAGGCAGACTCCAGTGTTAACGAGCCTGTGTTCCTAAGAGAAGAGCAAGCCTAA